In Cydia splendana chromosome 3, ilCydSple1.2, whole genome shotgun sequence, one DNA window encodes the following:
- the LOC134806768 gene encoding adenylate cyclase type 9, with protein sequence MSAPSGCVNCSDGSEKSDLKHEAEGSEGEDAQIRLAPHVQAYLAHNSPTTNCCGLTIPIAFERAAPGTWWNPRFDSKILEGQYRHSSFRQIRLRFRFALLYILIFSISWFVYFVVLGLNGMTVKWPFLCSIFAGVLLITSVMLYVTFTNIYKGYTFKISLVMALALCTLSLSLVTLTTQVQTHGLPPRAADISQSGHFIMCIEILLIIYTLTPLPLYACVITGILYSIVFEVLNIVLHLTEQEWQGPGLFVRVLLQLCVHIIGIHIYLMTFVRMRGTFMKVGQSLLVRRQLEMEKQLKEKMIHSVMPPKLASCLMEEQVLESEPNLKNHHDPLNARPSNPAAGDIKSLFRPFNMSCMDNVSILFADIVGFTRMSSNKGAEELVNILNDLFEKFDELCQIHGCEKISTLGDCYYCVSGCPEPRPDHATCCVEMGLGMIDAIQEFDRERGEGINMRVGVHTGTVLCGIVGTRRFKFDVWSNDVSFANKMESTGKPGRVHVSEETTRFLGGSYVLEEGEEVFGHKTYFIEGRQLSSPYDHEQCLTPCNPVNLRLIISPAASPQSVLSFMQPPRSPQSPQGFNDARKSDNFLSPAPFHFRAKASSLPSILDSDEMDEKREKGFPDRTDSSSKSPTSVGSYGKYASKLKNWKVSKFLRKHSDTPLHSIKKQEFNDADKTLQLLSCGDAPSSNGYQQVPIVIEAQDTKARPTSSKLNTPVNPDMVSFEKEIIDIRSYLSQSRSNMSPFARSSSYRSQYGRPTNIDIPVCRARSSTLATQGELRACVRKRQEDSVSLCPSVNSRKDSGIRSTSRRSSIQQQIFALNHTAIAVSQHDMMQHRVSGYYTSSQSSLNEPSGRARLPPPLNDQQVQSLQKLRKQSDLQLIRCVQDNARSGINYFVQPPLNRFTLFFKAPEIEAQYRDKAHRSDDCEDFPPTLTTSRFNTALDILVSAIIFLAVSVSIFVLYHAWRQWIGWFALFTVIEAITISCCVYRHYLKWKTKGNPPVTDTIRRSVKIFRKLTAWFPWHLSGGLLISLPILAILINFSCNYTTMPILKGEQSFYVYLLCISIVHFCNFTQMNWLVKNTLVTLYAGLFLFLAVLGCHEVNTQYLDADIMRPSILAATHNTSLNATDDYSDDWLENNITETGESMLHKMHLTELYLDIVLLLMLVWFLNREFEISYRLSFYSNVVANRDKQRVQNMRNQADWLLHNIIPRHVADQLKNTAKYSENHKDVGIIFASIVNFNEMYDESYLKGKEYLRVLNELIADFDELLERPEFQHVEKIKTIGSTFMAASGLNPDLRHSSRGSHDHLYQLMDFALEMQKVVDNFNQDLLEFDFILRIGYNFGDVTAGVIGTTKLYYDIWGDAVNIASRMDSTGVVKRVQVGEACIPVLSPIYEFEQRGSVYVKGKDDMNVYLLVRKKEL encoded by the exons ATGAGTGCCCCAAGTGGGTGTGTCAACTGCAGTGATGGCTCGGAGAAGTCTGACCTGAAGCATGAGGCAGAGGGCTCAGAGGGAGAAGATGCTCAAATTAGACTGGCCCCTCATGTGCAGGCGTACCTCGCACACAATAGCCCTACAACCAACTGCTGCGGGCTCACCATCCCCATTGCCTTTGAAAGGGCTGCCCCGGGTACATGGTGGAATCCCAGATTTGATTCCAAAATACTTGAAGGCCAATATAGACATAGTTCCTTTAGACAAATAAGATTAAGATTCAG ATTTGCACTTTTATACATTTTGATATTTTCTATATCATGGTTTGTCTACTTtgtggtcctgggtttgaacgGCATGACAGTGAAGTGGCCATTTCTGTGTTCTATATTTGCTGGAGTCCTCTTGATAACATCTGTCATGTTGTATGTCACATTCACTAATATATACAAGGGGTATACATTCAAGATATCCTTGGTTATGGCCCTGGCGCTGTGTACTCTAAGCCTGTCACTTGTGACGCTCACCACACAGGTGCAGACGCATGGGCTGCCTCCCCGCGCAGCCGACATCAGCCAATCAGGACATTTCATCATGTGCATTGAAATCCTGTTAATTATATACACACTTACACCTCTACCACTTTATGCCTGTGTTATCACTGGAATTTTATATTCAATTGTTTTTGAAGTGTTGAACATTGTGTTGCACCTGACTGAACAGGAATGGCAAGGTCCCGGGCTATTTGTGAGGGTCCTGCTGCAGCTGTGTGTGCACATTATcggtatacatatatatttaatgaCATTTGTCAGAATGCGCGGTACGTTTATGAAAGTAGGCCAGAGTCTGTTGGTGCGGAGGCAGCTAGAAATGGAGAAGCAGTTGAAAGAGAAAATGATACATTCAGTGATGCCTCCAAAGCTCGCGAGCTGCCTGATGGAAGAGCAAGTTTTAGAATCAGAGCCTAATCTGAAGAATCACCATGATCCACTCAATGCGAGGCCTTCTAATCCCGCCGCGGGAGATATTAAGTCACTGTTCCGACCATTTAACATGAGTTGTATGGACAATGTCAGTATTTTATTTGCTGATATTGTCGGTTTTACGAGAATGTCCAGTAATAAAGGTGCTGAAGAGTTAGTGAATATACTGAATGATTTGTTTGAGAAGTTTGATGAGCTGTGTCAGATACACGGCTGCGAGAAGATCTCGACGCTAGGGGACTGTTATTATTGCGTGTCGGGCTGCCCAGAGCCGCGCCCGGACCACGCCACGTGCTGCGTGGAGATGGGGTTAG gtatgaTAGATGCTATCCAAGAATTCGACAGAGAGCGCGGGGAGGGCATCAACATGAGAGTGGGCGTGCACACAGGCACGGTGCTGTGCGGGATCGTGGGCACCCGCCGGTTCAAGTTCGACGTCTGGAGCAACGACGTGTCCTTCGCCAACAAGATGGAGTCCACCGGCAAGCCCGGACGAGTACATGTCTCTGAAGAGACCACCAGGTTTCTCGGAGGCTCGTATGTTCTCGAAGAAGGCGAGGAAGTATTTG GTCATAAAACATACTTCATAGAGGGCCGTCAGCTGAGCTCCCCGTACGACCACGAGCAGTGCCTCACGCCCTGCAATCCCGTCAACTTGCGCCTCATTATATCCCCCGCAGCATCCCCTCAATCCGTCCTTTCTTTCATGCAACCCCCGCGCTCCCCCCAATCTCCACAAGGCTTCAATGACGCTCGGAAATCGGACAACTTTCTGTCGCCAGCTCCCTTCCATTTCCGTGCTAAGGCTAGTTCGCTGCCCAGTATATTGGACTCCGACGAAATGGATGAAAAAAGGGAGAAAGGGTTCCCGGACAGAACCGACAGCTCATCTAAAAGTCCTACGTCTGTAG GAAGTTACGGCAAGTACGCGAGTAAGTTGAAGAATTGGAAGGTGTCGAAATTCTTAAGAAAACATTCCGATACCCCATTGCACTCAATAAAGAAACAGGAATTCAATGATGCCGACAAAACTCTTCAATTACTATCGTGCGGTGACGCGCCGTCGAGCAACGGTTACCAGCAAGTGCCTATAGTGATAGAGGCTCAGGACACCAAGGCCAGGCCGACCAGCAGCAAGCTCAACACGCCGGTGAACCCTGACATGGTGTCGTTTGAGAAGGAGATCATCGATATTCGGTCGTACCTGAGCCAGTCAAGGAGTAACATGTCGCCTTTCGCGAGAAGTAGCAGCTATAGGTCGCAGTACGGAAGGCCTACTAATATTGAC ATCCCTGTGTGCCGTGCGCGCAGCTCTACACTGGCCACGCAAGGGGAGCTGCGCGCGTGCGTGCGCAAGCGGCAGGAGGACTCCGTCAGCCTGTGCCCGTCCGTCAACAGCCGCAAGGACAGCGGCATACGGAGCACCAGCCGCCGCTCCAGCATACAGCAGCAG ATATTTGCCCTGAACCACACGGCGATAGCGGTGTCGCAGCACGACATGATGCAGCACCGTGTGTCGGGCTACTACACGTCCTCGCAGTCCTCGCTCAACGAGCCCTCCGGCCGCGCGCGCCTGCCGCCGCCGCTCAACGACCAGCAGGTGCAGTCCTTGCAGAAGCTGCGCAAGCAGTCCGACCTGCAGCTCATCCGCTGCGTCCAGGACAACGCCAGGTCGGGCATCAACTACTTCGTCCAACCTCCCCTCAACAGATTCACTCTCTTCTTCAAGGCGCCAGAGATAGAGGCGCAATATCGCGACAAAGCCCACCGAAGCGACGACTGCGAGGACTTCCCTCCGACTCTGACCACTTCGAGATTTAACACCGCTTTAGATATTCTTGTTTCTGCTATAATCTTCCTAGCCGTTTCCGTTTCGATATTTGTTTTGTATCACGCGTGGAGACAGTGGATCGGGTGGTTCGCGCTCTTCACTGTCATAGAGGCTATAACGATATCCTGCTGCGTCTACCGACACTACTTGAAATGGAAGACGAAAGGAAACCCGCCCGTCACGGACACCATCCGGCGGTCCGTGAAGATATTTAGGAAATTAACGGCTTGGTTTCCGTGGCATTTATCGGGCGGGCTGCTCATCAGCCTGCCGATTCTggctattttaataaatttctcCTGTAATTACACGACGATGCCCATTCTGAAGGGCGAGCAGTCCTTTTACGTGTATCTGTTGTGCATTAGCATAGTCCACTTCTGTAATTTCACCCAAATGAACTGGCTGGTGAAGAACACTTTGGTGACTTTATATGCTGGCCTCTTCCTGTTCCTCGCCGTGCTCGGATGTCACGAAGTTAATACTCAATATTTAGACGCTGATATTATGCGGCCTTCAATACTAGCCGCTACTCATAATACCTCATTAAACGCAACCGATGACTATTCTGACGACTGGTTAGAGAACAACATTACCGAGACAGGCGAAAGCATGCTGCACAAGATGCATTTAACGGAGCTTTATTTAGACATAGTTTTGCTGCTGATGCTGGTATGGTTTCTCAATAGAGAGTTTGAGATCAGCTACCGGCTCAGTTTCTACAGCAACGTTGTAGCCAACCGGGACAAGCAGAGGGTTCAGAACATGCGAAACCAAGCGGACTGGCTCCTCCACAACATCATCCCGCGCCACGTCGCCGACCAGCTCAAGAACACCGCCAAGTATTCTGAAAACCACAAGGACGTCGGTATTATATTCGCTAGCATAGTCAATTTCAATGAAATGTACGACGAGTCCTACTTAAAGGGAAAGGAATACCTTAGAGTACTGAACGAGTTAATCGCGGATTTCGACGAGCTATTAGAGAGGCCGGAGTTTCAGCACGTGGAAAAGATCAAAACTATAGGAAGCACGTTTATGGCGGCTAGCGGCCTCAATCCAGACTTGAGGCACTCTTCCCGCGGCTCGCACGATCATCTCTACCAGCTGATGGACTTTGCGTTAGAAATGCAGAAAGTTGTAGACAATTTTAATCAAGATTTGCTGGAGTTCGATTTCATTCTTCGGATCGGATATAACTTTGGGGATGTTACGGCTGGGGTTATCGGTACTACCAAATTGTACTATGACATTTGGGGCGACGCGGTGAACATCGCGTCTCGCATGGACTCGACGGGGGTCGTGAAGCGTGTCCAGGTGGGCGAGGCGTGCATCCCCGTCTTGTCACCCATCTACGAGTTCGAACAGCGCGGCAGCGTCTACGTCAAAGGCAAAGACGATATGAACGTATATCTCTTAGTCAGAAAAAAAGAACTCTAG